TTCCCTGAAATATCAGTAATCGAATGGGTTAAGCTTATCGCTGAATCAAAGTTACGATTGaatctttttcctttttcttcgACCAAATCTCCTGAATGTCCCTTCAACTGTGTTATAGTTCCGAAAGACAGTGTATATCCCCGTATAAGTAGGAATCGAATCTGGCGGAGAGGGCAGGGGAGGTGAAAGCTAAGGAAAGACAAACAGAGCACCGAGTAAGCGAAGGAGAAGCCACCACCTGTTCTGTTTAACCAACTACCCacaccaccgccaccaccaccaccttcATATATGCTCTGAGGGCATTTAGAAAGACCCACACCCACATCCACACTCTTCATCTGAATTTTCCGGCTCCACTGGATGGGGGAAATGTGAATTTTTTCTGCTATTCCACCTTTTCGACTTTCGACTTGTTTACGCAAAAGTTAAGGAAGGACATAAAAGCGAGCGGGCATCCTGGCATCCGTCGTAAAAACTGTCGCCGTCACACTGGCTGATACCGATAGCGAGGAGCGCCCATTTCTAGAAAAACCTGCTTGGCTGGGGGTGAATTTAATCATAAACACACAGCAGTCGATTACGTCATGtgcgaaaacaaaactatttgccgactttgcctttgcctttcaTTTGAACTCAAAACTCGATTCAATCCGGGCACGAGCAGCTAAGCTTTaaagaaattgaaagaaatacaaagaaatcaaaatagaaaaaaataaaggaaagcggaaaacgaaaaacgaaaaggACGAGAAGCGTTGGGATATATCCATCAAAGCTGACTTTTTGTAGCCGCTCCCTTTCGAGTTGAGTCTAATCCGAGCAATACTggaaatttaaacaaaaaatggctaCATTGGATTACAGATTGTCGCCGGGGCGAAAGTGGGGCGGTGTGGAGAGAAATGAGCATAAAAAGGGGATATAATAAACAAGCGGAGAAAGCAGTAGCGGATGCTTAGACCCCGCCCACCGACGACATGTAAGCTGCTGGGCAAaagttgacttttttttttgtcctgcTGCCGCCCCGGTCGTGTTTCtcttttatgattatttttacttttgtttcgGCTAACGAGACGCATTCCGTGGTAATCCGTCCCCGGGGAAATGTTAAACCAAAGGGAGCCGGCGGCAAAGGTATCAGCGGTGTCCTGTCGAAAATCGCTTAAATGGACCATCAATGGTTCGGCCACGAGCCGAGAAATTGCCAAAGACATTAACACTGACGAAATGTTGATTAAACTGGCAGGCCCTTTGGGCCATATTGAAATGGTCAACGGTCAATGGTCAACGGACAACGGACAATGGACAGCGGACAACGCGGGACGAACGGATATCTCTCGCTGtgaaattgaataatttgCAAATACACATTCATACACTTGACTCCCACGTGACCTTTGTCTAAGTCCACACAGAGCAAAAATGTGCCCGAAATTGGTGAAATTAAAGGAAGATTGTTCAGAtattatattgatttaaaGTTTTCACTATTAACAAACCAATTGCCCAATCCtaagaaaaacttattatttCAAACTCAAAAGTAACTTTTTAAGAGCTTTCTTTTGGCATTTTACTCTGTGCCGATAGaatcacatttaaaatatacttttgaAGTATGACTTGACCTTTTCAAGTTGTTTagacataaaatatttataccacACAGTTTCTGATATAAGTTTCTTATAAGTATTTTGCCGGGGAAATTTCGAATGGAACAAACACATTAGTTTGAACTCATCTTTGCACTCCAATTTTAGTTAGTTTGGTCCTTTTGGAACTGATATGCATCCCTAGGTAAATCTGTATAACAGCAGATAGTTTTAAATGGAGTCTTAGATGTCATAGCTAGAAAATCTCAGCGGACTTCTGTCCCAGAAGTTCTGCGATTGCTTAATTCAGTTTTTCTCCGTGCAGGCAGGTGCCAGAGGTGGAGAAAATAAAAGGCTTATATATCATGCCCAAGACAGCGTCATCGCTCTGAAGAGGGTTTTCCCAGGCATTTTCCAGGGGTCAGGGGTCGGGGGCTGAGTGTGTTGGCTCAAGTGCCTGCCCCCAGGGCAGTGAATGAGGAAAACGGAGGACTTGGAGGACATGGTTGAAGGACTGCGGACTCCGGACCACTGACTCCGCCGTAGTAGGCAGCAGCAGCCCAGGACAGTGTTTCCGCTTTTCCGGACGAGCAAATGACCCGGAAAGGCCAAACGAAGGCGGCGCGCAAAaggaaaatgtggaaaatatgGCATCGGCCGGGTGGGTGGCAAGCAAAACACAGGGAGTAGGCAACAAAAAGTGGCAACGGAAACAATTGCAGTGACTGAGCAAATGTTTAGCAACCTACCCCGAGGGAGAAATGGCGGAAAAGCCAAGGAAATGTCGAGGAAAAACAACGGGGGAAGGGAAGGGGGCGCAAAGAAATGCTAGTTTCTAAAGTCTGTGGCTGCGGCAAGTTGATATTTAAATCTGATTTACACCATCAAGTGTTTAGTCAAGTGCTCGCCATTCAGGACCTGAATCGCTGCCAGGACTCGCGCTGCATTCTGGCTGCAAAATGCCGGCGGGGAATGACGGGGTCACCTGGTGGCCTGAAATGCATACCTAATTACGTTAATGGCCGTGCCGGCCATAAATTAGTGGAGAttaggcggcggcggcggcggccaaaTTCGCCCGCACCTTCTGGCCAGGACCGAAACTTTGCCAAATTGAACTGAAACTGGGCAGAAAGTTTCGAGCGATGCGGGCGCAGGATGACATAGTTATTGCCATGCGATGGCTGTGAACGaaaagtaattattattattattgctctAGCGCTggtaaatcaataaatttacataatCATTGTGTAAAAGACCAATTAATGGCGCTTTAAATACCAGATGGGCAAAGGTATTTTTCCTCACATTACGCTGCCTGCCCTGGACGACAATTGCGAAAATatcgtttaattaaaacaaatatgcaTAGATTACTTTAAACAAAGGCGGGCGAAAAAAGTAATTTCAGGCGAATTTAATTGCCGTTGAAACGTCGCTAATTGAAAAGTCCGAGCCGAGGGAAAACAACACAACTTTCGTTTTCCCCTCGAATAAGCATGACACGCAATGTTgaatgaaatggaaattaatCTAATTTCTGTGGGAAAAGCGGCCACAAGGAGAACACGGATATCCTTTTAGGATATTCCTCGGACTGATGAGCGTAATTAATCAAGCCGAAGTATTCATACTTTCCCAGGTCGAGAATAGCattctgttttgttttcgagCCAGCATAAATATTATGATGCTGGGGTCCGCAATGCCAAACAATTAACACAGATCTCTGCTTTCACCTACTTGCAATTCTGCCACCGCCTGAAATAGCACCTGCCCGGCCCGCCCCCTTCACCTCcaaccgcccaccgcccacctgGCTGAGGCCCATCAGAGTGCTCTTCGCTGACAACTGCCAGCTACTTATGCATGTTGCTGCCACTGACAAGAAATTGCAGGAGAGACAGAAAGGCCGTATGCAAGAaggcggtgggtggtgggtggttttGGTTGGAGGTCGGTGGCGGAAAGTGCGCGGTAAGCAGGTAAAAAGATAGGGGGCTCCCAGTGATGTCAGATGCAGATTGCCAAACGGAAAGCCTTTGAGTAATGCGagattcatttaaaaattttgaattttaaaattgttgccTAACGTACTTTTATGCACTCcaaactattttctttttcaaatttttattatagcaAAGCAATATCAATATTAACAGTTATAATTAGATTagattttccaaattttgttttttaacgaCTAAACTACTTAATATTggattattttcaaaatgttgtaCAAATGAGcgaatttaaattcttaatttgtttctaatttaaaaattatacgcCAACATTTCGTacttaattaaaactattaaaactccaaaaaatgttttaatttttaaaagattttaagttttaaaaatacaaaaaaactttttgtttttatattcacTAAAATTGTGAATTGTTGCGAATAGAtaaaaagggtatattgttttcgttaaaaagtatgtaactGGTGGAGCAGGaatgaaaagtttttgttataaatcAGGGTTAAGAGTTTAGTTAATCTAGCCATGTTAGACTGTCTGTATGAACGTTTCAAAATGTGGCCACAAATCCCGAAAGTCACTCTATAATTATGGTTGGCTCTTTGTTAGAAGCCAGTTATTTAGCTGGATATGTTTATTTGGTCAATATCTACAATCTAtgtactcaaaaaaaaaaacagataaaaAACGTTCTTTAGCAGtgttaatttttgaatattttaaaactccaGGTTGTTTATTTTAGTCTAGTAAACAAACATTTGCCAAGGAATAGCAGTATGATAGGATATGAAAGTACTCAAAAAGAATTGCAATCATCAGTCACCAATTAAGTTATAAAAACGCTAGGGTGTCAGCACTGTTGCAGGCAAATGTTGCATTCCATGCAAAAGGCAACGACAAAAGGTGTTAAGAAAGCCATTTCGCCTGCTAATGAGTGACGATGCctctgagtgtgtgtgcgagtgtgtgtttcCCAAGGTGTGAGTCTGTGTGTGCTCTCTTTCCAGcgggtgtttttgtttgtgtgtccCCGTGAGTCCTTGCCAGGACTTGAGCCCGAACTgaagagcaaacaaaaatgttttcatgtTTGGGCCTGTCAACAGATTTATCCAGCCTGCCCAGCCCTGCCCCTTTTTTCGGGTTTGTATCTGTTTGGGTGTGTGTGCAGAAGCATTTTGCTTAATTAGTTACAAACAGCTGAAACTGAGAGAAAGCCCCGAAGAACGAGAGGCAAAGAAAGGACTCacacttttatatatatataaaaatatatatagtcgTCTTTAAGGCTCCGCCAAATGTTTACAAATGTCTCAGCGTCTGCTGCGGGCAGCTAAAGATAAAGATATTAGATTGGAGATACAAGTTACAAGAAGGATGCCAAGATGCGGATGCGAGTGCGGATGCGAGTGCGGATGTGTGGGCAGGTGACACAAGTCAGCTCGAGATAATCCGATGAACCTGCCCTTTTGTAGCATACTTATGGGGGCAGATGATGGTGTGAACAGTGCGCAATATATACATACGCACATTTATTCACTCGGCAGCGTTCAGAAAATGAATGGAGTAATCTAGAAGTCCTTTCACACCATTTCAATGGACGTAATGTCACAacttaattaacttttaatgaatacgtgtaaataaaattaaacgtCTCCaagatgtttatatttttcgaacatattttcaatacatttttaaaaagagatttaaattatttaaagtgcctaaaaatcaacttaatacttgttaagttaatttttaaaaactatttgtttatattaccTAATATTTatcacaatatttttaatgattagctttaaaattacgagaaataataaaatacctGTTCTCACTAAACTTCGCGGcactttatataatttatttaataagtgCAGGTATGGTAAGGAGCTTTTGGACAATTCTGACattctaatatttttatacaaatgtAATTTTGCTCATTTGATTGCTTTAATATTCCACACTTACAAGATTTTGTCATTTGACCcaattaatgttaaattaaattaaattgacatGTACATACcattttattgtaaaattgAGTAACATGACCCATAAATTTCCTCAATAAAACTGTTCgataattaagtttaaaaacaagtaGAAGTAAGCTAACCCAATTTATGAACCTGAAGACTGAAGTTTAGGAACTGTTTATTACCTTTTTTCCCCCCTTTTACTGCACGAAAGTaatgaaatatgaaattatgaaattttcgTTCGCTAAAGTAACGagattttcatttcttttattactGTTGCTCAAACTTAACGTGAAGGGATTCAGCCCTAAGTTTAATTACTCGTTAACATTTGGGAAATAATAGAGAAATATAATCTTTATTTTCTACTTTTCATGCTTCTGAAGCATGGAATATAATTCACAAACTTAATACTTTTGTGGTATCCTTTTTTCCGTTGGGCGCAGGgcataaaacatttaatttcttacaTCCTTTGGCCATATAATGCGCCTCCATAAAGTTAAATTGCACGTTTAATTACACGCTCATTACGCTGAATgcatttttcccttttccatttccaacCCGCAGAGAAACTTAAAATGCTGGACATCACTCGCGACAAGCCGGTCAAGGTGGCCGTCAAAGTGGCGGTTCCTGTGCGGGATCACCCAAAGGTAGGTTGAAAAGGAGGCAGGGATGAGAAGGACCCTGGTGTGGAAACCAGTTAACGGAGGGTAAACATTTTCATTGCATCATTGCATCCTTTGACCGGCCGCAACAGTTCAATTTCGTGGGCAAGCTGCTCGGACCCAAGGGCAACTCGATGAAGCGCCTGCAGGAGGACACAATGTGCAAGATGGCCGTCCTGGGACGCGGCTCGATGCGGGACCGGCggaaggaggaggagctgaGGGGCAGCGGCGACAGTCGCTACGCCCACCTCTTCGAGGACCTGCACGTGGAGATCTCGACCTTCGCGGCTCCGGCGGAGGCCCACGCCCGGATCGCCTACGCGCTGGCGGAAGTGCGCCGCTTTCTGGTTCCGGTGAGTAGAGTCCAGTCCAGTTCAGTTCAGTCCAGTTGAGTGCAGTTGAGCTGGGCAGAGCGACCTTATTTTGGGGCACCCCTCTCGGCATTGTTTGCGTTTAATACCCATTAATGATTTACTTTTCGTCCGCTCCACGGGCAGGCAAATGAGCATCTTAAAGTTTGCCCGGACACGGGTCTTAAAGTTTTGCCAACGGGTAGTGCACTCGGACAAAAAGTGTACTCGAGTTTGGGAATACATTCGAAGAATATGCAAGCCAACGCCAAATATGGTTGTTTTTGagtcaataataaattaaaattttgtatgtgTGTTTTGGTCTTTAGTGCAtagtcaaaataaaaacatatcatttttctaaactcaaaacttttcttacattttGTACAACGGACcccaaaaattatatttcaaattttaaagtacTTAAGTTTCATGTTTTTTGTGTCTTAATGTCCTTGAAAATAATATCATATATATACTAAATAGAAAGCTAAGACTATGTTCTCAATTGCGGTAGGCTTTTACTTTCTAAAGAAGAAGATGCTTAAGTTTGACTATACGAGTTATACAAagttttatatacattttatttaatttagtttaataaattataaataagagCGTTGGTttttcataaacaaattagtcttccataaattaagttttatgtttttcacatatttcaaaacttttatatttaacttttgtaGTTAGTGGATTCCCTGCTTTTAGGATACATTTTCGAGAAAGTCACGTTTAATGAGCaccttttttttcaacttaGGAAACTGTGTTTTGCCTCTACGAAAGTTGTCCGAACTCGCTGACGACTTTAATTAAAGTCAAATTTGTGAAAGTCATGGCAAATAGTTTTGAGAGTGTAGGTTGGTCTGGAGCTGCACGGACTTCTCCAAGGTTGTGCTCGTTATCGACTTCAGCTTCCGTGTTCGCGTGGCATGCAGCAAGTTTCCTGCTCTCCGCGCTCGCTGACTAAATTGCATTGTGCTGTAATTACATTTGCCACCCCCTCGGCCCTCGAGTGGGCGTGGTTCGCCCACTTCGTCCTGCTTGGCCCTGGGAATGGGAACTTCTGGCTGGCATCCTTCTTTTTGCCATTGTGCGGCGCTCGACACGCCATCGTCGTCGCCAGATCGCCATATCGCCATATCGCCATGGCCAACACTACCAGCTTGTGGAGCCGTGGTGTGCGAAAGGGGATTTCCCTTTGCACCCTCGAAGCTCACTCCTCCACTTGAGACACAAATGTTAACCGTTTACTATCTGCAGCCTGCAGACGGGGATTTAGGGATGCAGGGATACAGGCGGATTGGGAGTCCTGCAGTTGGCACGTCCTGGGCATCATCCTCACTCGCCCGGCGCCGGcatactttatttatatatcttcTTTAAGATGCAGGCAGAAACGTGGGGAGTGCACATGGAACAATTTAAACGGAATGCCGGGCCATCTATCTGGGGTATGCGGCCATTGCAGTGCCCGTATCCGAGAGAAGGGGCGAATTACAAATGAGCGCCATACATCCTGCTTATTGCAAATTATACCTTGAGACCCCTGCTTTGATCTATAATTTCCCACAAAATTCAATTCGCACCGCCCACCCATTGTTTTGAAGCTGAGGCTTAAGCAGCCCTTCCACATCATCCACATCAGCAGCTGCAGAGCAGCTCCAGTTTAAGCGGATCCGGATGAGCTCGAAGCTGGGGTCGGGTAACCTAATATATTGACATCCTGCACGACCTTTGACTGGCAGCTGTTGGCAACATTGAAACTGTGTGTGCTCTGGTCCCATCCAGATTCTCGCCCTGTGAGTTATTCCGATCTGATTACACACGACAAAAATTTGCATAGAAATTATTTGATATCACAAACGCAGGGCGGCGACAAAGACGATGAAAGCAGAAACTGTTTCAATTTAGATAAATTGCTGGGGTtactttgtgtgtgtgtgtgtgtgcgtgtgtatgtttttttttttgtttggctgtgAAGTCTGTGCGATTCTCATCTGTGACATATTTAAGCCTCACCCACCTGGCGGGAAATTGTTTATGGCACCTGCAATCACGATTTATGTGTTCGCCAGCGAGTGCCATAAAAATGCCGTCTTGTGTGACAGTTTTAAggatacatacatatgttgaATGCGATTCAGAGATTTTCATAAACAAGTTAGTTGGTTAATGGGGTTGATGAAATGTGTATCTACCGGGTTGGAGTTTCCAGCGTGCGTGTATCCATCGCATCCAGGCCCACCGCCACACCGCCACTCACATAATTGCATTAAGCACTCACAGATACTCAGATACACACACTCATGCACCCCCGATGTGTGTGTATCCCGGGGCCAGAAATGGAATCCGCTCAAAGGGTGTTCCGTCGGCGACACATGAAACGTGGCTGCGcacaaacttttaattgacATCCAATAAAATTCGCATTTATTGCCAGCGAGGTCGGCGAGGGAAAcgtgaattaaatttaattgtccGACTGAGGTGTTCCAGTGGCATCACCACTAATCCCCCAAGTGATGGACAGTATCTTTCTTGCTTTATGCCGGAAGGGGCACGGATAAACTTGTACCAGAAAAAGATACTCTAACTAACCGCAGTGAGGAAAACTCAGTTATTTAATCAGGGGCAAACTTTGGCAATACCTTTACTGAGTTTAACAATACTTCATGCAAGTAAGTTAATTCTCCATTGAAGAGCCATATTTCTAATTGCCACATAATTGACTGTAGTGTGCTTCAGGAATTACTTACTATGAAAATCGGAACAAGGAGAATTGTATACTTAGTTTATTGATCTTAGccaaaatatatgaaattatGAAACATATTTAGAGAGTAATATTTGtacatagataaaataaattctagtcATACGATAGTTTTATgctattaataatttgtcataatttattaattttaatctcaTGAACTTAAGAATTAAACTAGAAACAAGATATAACGAATGTTATTTGCATACCCAATAACATTTCCAATTTCATCTTAACACTTTCTAAGCTACCTATGGGACCTAAAGTCCAATCCAATCCCATCACTGAATCGCTCATCTCTTTAACGCAGGACTACCACGATGACATCCGCCAGGAGCAGATGTGGGAGATGCAGGCGCTGACGTCCACGCCCGCACTGGGTGCCCACTCGCTGGAGGACTCGCAGAGTCCCACCATCAACACTAGCAACCAGGTGGGCGGCGCCACCACCTCCTCATCCAGCGGGgccagtgggcgtggcctggGCGGCGGACTGGCCGACATGGACACGTCCAACGATGACAAATCGGACGATGCCAGCGGCATGGAGTGCCTGTCCGCAGTCGACAAGCTCGACTGCTCGTCCAGCTGCGCTAGCCTGGGAATCACCGGAATCACGACCATCAGCACGACCAGCTCCgagcatccgcatccgcatcagcaccagcaccacgCCCACCTGCACCCCGCACACGCCCACGGaaaccagcaacaacagcagcaccaccaccagcagcaccaccatAGCCATAGTCACAGCCATAGCCACCAGGCGCACTTCCACCAGCTGCTCCAGCAGGCCCACGGCGGAGCAAGTACCGCGGCGGCGGCTGCCTGCGGGGAGCATCTCTCCGGACAGGCGACTCCTACGACGGCGGCGGCACGTAAGTGGACTCCGGCCGCAGTGGGTTCGACTCTTAATTGGAAATTACTGCTCAGCTGCCGTTGATGCAGTGCATGACAGAGCCAATGAACACAATCCAGCTACAGTCGACAGTCGATTCCATTCAAGCTTTAATACTCTTTCAGGGGATGATATGCACTTAAGCGGGACTTTACCTTACTACATATATTATTTACGAATTTACACATTTAAAGGTGGCCTCTTAATGCCAAAACTTAAGTAGTGACTTTCACACGAACGTTGTTGTGTgaaattcagaaataatttcCCTCAGAAAAGTTCACTCATAtacacaacaaataaaataaaaaaattacttgattttaagaaaaattaacttaatttgtGGAATAGTTGCTTAAAAATTGAAGGCTTAAATTTATGGCAATTATTCCTAAAATTAAGACTTTTTCTCAGAATCAATGAATTTTGTTATCTGAGTGAACCactccaaaaattaaaatttaaggcataccaaaatacatttgttggaaaaaagtttaaagtgtACAACTTATAAGTACTGATTATTGTCATTATATAccttattttactttaatacCTTAATAATCAgcattacgcttttaattctgTCATTATATAccttattttactttaatacCTTAATAATCAgcattacgcttttaattctgTCCGAATAGGAAGCTCCTTTGAACCTTCTTGCGATTGCAAAAACTTGAAACAGAATTAATTGGCTTTCGAATTAGTTTGTAGCAGACCAAAATTCCAGTTATATTTTGAGCACCCTAACGGTTGAACTTAATTGTGATACAGAATACAAAGGAATCTCTCCAGAAGAGCATTCTACGCTTCGGTTACCAAAGCCCGACCCCCAATCCCTTTGTTCTAAGTAATCCTCCAGCTGCCACTCATCCGGTTCCCGTTCTCTGACCAACAGTGCACACCACAGCCATGGCAGTGGCACTCCAGCATCAGTTGACAGCCGCAGGAATCGGAGGACTCCTGAAGCCGGCCACCGGAGTGGGGGCCACCATGGCCGGCCTGCCCACCACCCAGgcgggagtgggagtgggagtgggcgTGGGTGCCGCCGCCCTGCAGTTGTCCGGCGACGGGGAGTCATCCGGATCGACGCTCACGCTGCTGGAGCCACCGGGCACCGCCCTCCTGCATCCCGctctgcgcaacgtcaagacCATCAACATAGGTGAGTCCTGGCAGCTGAAGCTTCGCTTACCATCCTCAGCTAATCTCGATAAGTGCACGGGGAAAAGTCAAAGGCAATTAAGCGGTCGTTCAAAACATAGTAGAAATGGCTTTAGCTCTTTAAGAAATCATAGAAAATGGCAAGTTtagaaagtatttaaatttcgcATTTGGTGTTTTAAgaaccttttaaatttttaaataactttataacgaaacaaaaataatttgaaaattgtgaAATCGATATCACATTTTAAATATCCAGTTAAAGAATATCATGTTCTCTTTTCTATAATTTCAACAGCTTAGTAAAGGTTTTCGGTTTAATATAGGTTTAAAATAATGACAGTTTGTAAGCAATTTAGTTTGATACACatattagtattttttctaaacaaCTTTGTCTATGATGTgaaatacttattattttaatagtttatagTTAGATCtaaagatattaaaatctataGTTTATTAACGACATATTGTGTATTAATGGGTGCTAAAGAAATCTTTAGGTTTATCAAATCACTAATAAAGGTTTctttacaatatatatttactttgtaGGTCCAATAGATTCATTACGAAAGTCAACGTTTATATTTTGCATTGCATAGTTTCAGAGAactcaataaattatttaaaaaccctAGTGTTTCCTATAGCAACTTAATTAACTTTTAGcaacttaatttaatgtaaaaaagGCGTTAGCAGTAACAGAATGTTGGtgatattttctttctgtgcattAGGTGGCGGCCTGGGAAGGAAGCGCCCGCTGCTGGGAGTTCCCCGCTCCGGAATGAACCCCACCAAGCGGACGGTGATGAGTCTGCTGGCCAGGGCCAAGAATTCGCAGGCGCTGC
The sequence above is drawn from the Drosophila gunungcola strain Sukarami chromosome 2R unlocalized genomic scaffold, Dgunungcola_SK_2 000011F, whole genome shotgun sequence genome and encodes:
- the LOC128255455 gene encoding RNA-binding protein asd-2 isoform X1, which gives rise to MDAKAGLSALEERSLKGSEKLKMLDITRDKPVKVAVKVAVPVRDHPKFNFVGKLLGPKGNSMKRLQEDTMCKMAVLGRGSMRDRRKEEELRGSGDSRYAHLFEDLHVEISTFAAPAEAHARIAYALAEVRRFLVPDYHDDIRQEQMWEMQALTSTPALGAHSLEDSQSPTINTSNQVGGATTSSSSGASGRGLGGGLADMDTSNDDKSDDASGMECLSAVDKLDCSSSCASLGITGITTISTTSSEHPHPHQHQHHAHLHPAHAHGNQQQQQHHHQQHHHSHSHSHSHQAHFHQLLQQAHGGASTAAAAACGEHLSGQATPTTAAALHTTAMAVALQHQLTAAGIGGLLKPATGVGATMAGLPTTQAGVGVGVGVGAAALQLSGDGESSGSTLTLLEPPGTALLHPALRNVKTINIGGGLGRKRPLLGVPRSGMNPTKRTVMSLLARAKNSQALHSVRQPMVTATSFAEPLQMLASPFIIPHQAVDQPILALSKEGLAQGV
- the LOC128255455 gene encoding RNA-binding protein asd-2 isoform X2, which gives rise to MDAKAGLSALEERSLKGSEKLKMLDITRDKPVKVAVKVAVPVRDHPKFNFVGKLLGPKGNSMKRLQEDTMCKMAVLGRGSMRDRRKEEELRGSGDSRYAHLFEDLHVEISTFAAPAEAHARIAYALAEVRRFLVPDYHDDIRQEQMWEMQALTSTPALGAHSLEDSQSPTINTSNQVGGATTSSSSGASGRGLGGGLADMDTSNDDKSDDASGMECLSAVDKLDCSSSCASLGITGITTISTTSSEHPHPHQHQHHAHLHPAHAHGNQQQQQHHHQQHHHSHSHSHSHQAHFHQLLQQAHGGASTAAAAACGEHLSGQATPTTAAALHTTAMAVALQHQLTAAGIGGLLKPATGVGATMAGLPTTQAGVGVGVGVGAAALQLSGDGESSGSTLTLLEPPGTALLHPALRNVKTINIGGGLGRKRPLLGVPRSGMNPTKRTVMSLLARAKNSQALHSVRQPMVTATSFAE